In Drosophila bipectinata strain 14024-0381.07 chromosome 2R, DbipHiC1v2, whole genome shotgun sequence, one genomic interval encodes:
- the ASPP gene encoding apoptosis-stimulating of p53 protein 2 isoform X1 gives MLTCVCRPVSGNLPKMPPASLMPAPRSSASSSPSTAYLASVSPTRVGVVVTCEPKLNVPSRLTSAELRAMALRQQQQIDSQHQLLATKEQRLRFLKSQEVRSAVASAEGERLRRLRERVEAQESKLRRLRALRGQVDLQKTYNVTLSNDLDSIRALFSEKEKELSLAVAKVEALTRQLEELRRDRRCPVNLLAATAANGVAQTLPPQASRELEKLRRELMYRNQLSLQQDARLHMQREALQQRQAELRSVDQRIYELQTRLQRKKQANTHHQQQQQQQQQQQQQQQASVQQQQQHQLHVQSAQLLAAAAAATAQQQQQQHQLQQQQQQLQQQQSLGYQQPASNLTKHGGVAALKQQLLQKQVNQLAAAAAAAAAGRARGNVAAVEPFIHTPQKSTITSTASYLSGGMKHAAATANTNQQNQLIQDLTHVGKLGQSSGFFAGSVPVSVPVAATSSSSESDESKLAKKLMAGPGSAKTEAELRKQAQTEAMDSTTHIYAEVGPKKRDREAAAAAAAAAAAAQAAAVAAEVAAAATNQGKASAQGATSPPAAASKIPKSISASALISKLNQQATAKDSQDQQQQSQSQIKKNEISVTSETLSERNTQQQLTVHSMPLGAVSKSVAIAVSNASKPLQVQVSNLAVPPRKPISSVAPTSVTNSHSTGSSIPKMITYSPKVNRVAPNVVLTDPRPALPPKPSKMSPTEQPSPVEATTTAAATSAVATSTTAAATSSLAGKTQAATFGLQSLNINDNLPIKAKPLTIRKQPLFEQPRLKSTQSMANGQQPKQQPLLQRKSEPLMRQPVEALKSSPETSPQHSPSSESSVDEPDRMVAPGTGGQEGVASPTGTASTTTTPPTTTSNIKERSSSGGKPKLARRVSFDPLALLLDASLEGELELVKKTAMQVANPSAANDEGITALHNAICAGHFDIVKFLVEFGCDVNAQDSDGWTPLHCAASCNNLSMVKFLVESGACLFASTLSDHETPAEKCEEDEEGFDGCSEYLYSIQEKLGILHNGDVYAVFSYEAQNGDELSFHVNEPLIVLRKGDDAENEWWWARNAGGEEGYVPRNLLGLYPRVPPQSPHFSD, from the exons ATGTTGACCTGCGTCTGTCGACCCGTCTCAGGCAATCTGCCCAAGATGCCGCCCGCCTCCCTGATGCCCGCCCCCAGGTCATCGGCGTCGTCATCGCCTTCGACAGCCTACTTGGCCTCCGTCAGCCCGACGCGGGTGGGCGTGGTGGTGACCTGCGAGCCCAAGCTGAAT GTGCCCAGCAGGCTGACGTCAGCCGAACTGAGGGCGATGGCATtgcgacagcagcagcaaatcgACAGCCAGCACCAACTGCTGGCCACCAAGGAGCAGCGCCTGCGCTTCCTCAAGTCCCAGGAGGTGCGCAGCGCCGTGGCCAGTGCGGAGGGCGAGCGGCTCCGGCGGCTGCGGGAGCGGGTGGAGGCCCAGGAGTCCAAGCTCCGTCGCCTGAGAGCGTTGCGGGGTCAAGTGGACCTGCAGAAGACCTACAATGTCACACTGA GCAATGATTTGGACTCCATCCGAGCCCTGTTCAGTGAAAAGGAGAAGGAGCTCAGCCTGGCAGTGGCCAAGGTGGAGGCCCTGACCCGGCAGCTGGAGGAGCTGCGACGTGACCGCCGGTGTCCGGTGAACCTGCTGGCAGCCACGGCCGCCAATGGCGTCGCCCAGACCCTGCCTCCCCAGGCGTCCCGCGAGCTGGAGAAGTTGCGACGCGAACTGATG TACCGCAACCAGTTGTCGCTGCAGCAGGACGCCAGGTTGCACATGCAACGCGAGGCACTGCAGCAAAGGCAGGCGGAGCTGCGATCCGTGGACCAGCGCATCTACGAGCTGCAGACACGCCTGCAGCGCAAGAAACAGGCCAACACCCatcatcagcaacagcagcagcaacaacaacagcagcagcagcaacaacaggcctccgtgcaacagcagcaacaacatcagtTGCATGTTCAGTCAGCGCAGTTACTGGCGGCTGCAGCGGCAGCCACGgctcagcagcaacagcagcagcaccaactacagcagcagcagcaacaactgcagcaacagcagtccCTGGGATATCAGCAGCCTGCCAGCAATCTGACCAAACATGGCGGCGTGGCGGCCCTCAAGCAGCAACTGCTCCAGAAGCAGGTCAACCAACTGGCCGCCGCCGCAGCCGCTGCGGCCGCAGGACGAGCCCGCGGCAATGTGGCGGCCGTGGAGCCATTCATCCACACCCCCCAGAAGTCGACCATCACCAGCACGGCCAGCTACCTGAGCGGGGGCATGAAGCATGCGGCAGCCACGGCGAACACCAACCAGCAGAACCAGCTCATCCAGGACCTGACGCACGTGGGCAAGCTGGGGCAGAGCAGTGGCTTCTTCGCGGGATCAGTGCCGGTGTCCGTGCCTGTGGCAGCCACCAGTTCCAGCAGCGAGAGCGACGAGTCCAAGCTGGCCAAGAAGCTGATGGCGGGTCCCGGCAGTGCCAAGACCGAAGCTGAGCTCAGGAAGCAAGCCCAGACCGAGGCCATGGACAGCACTACCCACATCTATGCGGAGGTGGGACCTAAGAAGAGGGACAGGGAGGCGGccgcggcagcagcagcggcggcagcggcagctcaagcagcagcagtggcagcagaagttgcagcagcagcgaccAACCAAGGCAAGGCATCAGCCCAAGGTGCCACCTCTCCGCCGGCTGCCGCAAGCAAGATCCCCAAGAGCATCTCCGCCTCCGCCCTGATCAGCAAGCTGAACCAGCAGGCCACCGCCAAGGACAGCCaggatcagcagcagcagtcgcaGTCCCAAATCAAGAAGAACGAGATATCGGTGACCAGCGAGACCCTGTCCGAGAGGAACACCCAACAGCAGCTGACCGTGCACAGCATGCCCCTTGGGGCAGTGAGCAAGTCGGTGGCCATAGCTGTGTCCAATGCCTCCAAGCCACTGCAGGTGCAGGTGAGCAACCTGGCAGTGCCGCCGCGGAAGCCCATTAGCAGTGTGGCGCCTACCTCGGTGACCAACAGCCACAGCACAGGCAGCTCCATACCCAAGATGATCACCTACAGCCCGAAGGTGAACCGCGTGGCACCCAACGTGGTGCTGACGGATCCGCGCCCGGCACTGCCCCCCAAGCCCAGCAAGATGTCGCCCACGGAGCAGCCCTCGCCAGTGGAGGCCACTACcacggcagcagcaacatcggcAGTCGCCACCTCCACGACAGCAGCAGCCACCTCATCTCTAGCCGGAAAAACCCAGGCGGCAACCTTCGGCCTGCAGTCCCTGAACATCAACGACAACTTGCCCATCAAGGCCAAGCCTCTGACCATTCGCAAGCAGCCCCTGTTCGAACAGCCTCGCctgaagtccacccaatccaTGGCCAATGGCCAGCAACCCAAGCAGCAGCCCCTGCTCCAGCGCAAGTCAGAGCCCCTGATGCGGCAGCCCGTTGAGGCTCTGAAATCCTCGCCAGAAACCTCGCCCCAGCACTCGCCGAGCAGTGAGTCCAGCGTGGATGAGCCAGACCGCATGGTGGCGCCAGGAACTGGTGGGCAAGAGGGAGTTGCTTCACCAACTGGAACTGCTTCTACCACCACCACACCGCCCACGACGACGAGCAACATCAAAGAGCGATCTTCGTCCGGAGGGAAGCCTAAGCTGGCCCGCCGTGTCAGCTTCGATCCGCTGGCCCTGCTCCTGGACGCCAGTCTGGAGGGTGAGCTGGAGCTGGTCAAGAAGACGGCCATGCAGGTAGCCAACCCCAGTGCGGCCAACGACGAGGGAATCACAGCCCTCCACAATGCCATCTGTGCCGGCCACTTTGACATTGTCAA ATTCCTGGTGGAGTTTGGCTGCGATGTGAATGCCCAGGATTCGGATGGCTGGACGCCACTGCACTGTGCCGCCAGCTGCAACAACCTGTCGATGGTAAAGTTCCTGGTGGAGAGCGGGGCCTGCTTGTTTGCCTCCACGCTCTCCGACCACGAGACTCCGGCGGAGAAATGCGAAGAAGACGAGGAGGGCTTCGATGGCTGCTCCGAGTATTTGTACA GCATCCAGGAGAAGCTGGGCATCCTGCACAATGGCGATGTGTACGCCGTGTTCTCGTACGAGGCCCAGAACGGGGACGAGCTCTCCTTCCACGTGAACGAGCCCCTGATCGTACTGCGCAAGGGCGACGATGCCGAGAACGAGTGGTGGTGGGCGAGGAACGCCGGCGGCGAGGAGGGCTACGTGCCACGGAACCTCCTGGGG CTGTACCCACGTGTGCCGCCGCAGTCGCCGCACTTCAGCGATTAG
- the ASPP gene encoding apoptosis-stimulating of p53 protein 2 isoform X2, producing the protein MKEPASTLDEIVPSRLTSAELRAMALRQQQQIDSQHQLLATKEQRLRFLKSQEVRSAVASAEGERLRRLRERVEAQESKLRRLRALRGQVDLQKTYNVTLSNDLDSIRALFSEKEKELSLAVAKVEALTRQLEELRRDRRCPVNLLAATAANGVAQTLPPQASRELEKLRRELMYRNQLSLQQDARLHMQREALQQRQAELRSVDQRIYELQTRLQRKKQANTHHQQQQQQQQQQQQQQQASVQQQQQHQLHVQSAQLLAAAAAATAQQQQQQHQLQQQQQQLQQQQSLGYQQPASNLTKHGGVAALKQQLLQKQVNQLAAAAAAAAAGRARGNVAAVEPFIHTPQKSTITSTASYLSGGMKHAAATANTNQQNQLIQDLTHVGKLGQSSGFFAGSVPVSVPVAATSSSSESDESKLAKKLMAGPGSAKTEAELRKQAQTEAMDSTTHIYAEVGPKKRDREAAAAAAAAAAAAQAAAVAAEVAAAATNQGKASAQGATSPPAAASKIPKSISASALISKLNQQATAKDSQDQQQQSQSQIKKNEISVTSETLSERNTQQQLTVHSMPLGAVSKSVAIAVSNASKPLQVQVSNLAVPPRKPISSVAPTSVTNSHSTGSSIPKMITYSPKVNRVAPNVVLTDPRPALPPKPSKMSPTEQPSPVEATTTAAATSAVATSTTAAATSSLAGKTQAATFGLQSLNINDNLPIKAKPLTIRKQPLFEQPRLKSTQSMANGQQPKQQPLLQRKSEPLMRQPVEALKSSPETSPQHSPSSESSVDEPDRMVAPGTGGQEGVASPTGTASTTTTPPTTTSNIKERSSSGGKPKLARRVSFDPLALLLDASLEGELELVKKTAMQVANPSAANDEGITALHNAICAGHFDIVKFLVEFGCDVNAQDSDGWTPLHCAASCNNLSMVKFLVESGACLFASTLSDHETPAEKCEEDEEGFDGCSEYLYSIQEKLGILHNGDVYAVFSYEAQNGDELSFHVNEPLIVLRKGDDAENEWWWARNAGGEEGYVPRNLLGLYPRVPPQSPHFSD; encoded by the exons GTGCCCAGCAGGCTGACGTCAGCCGAACTGAGGGCGATGGCATtgcgacagcagcagcaaatcgACAGCCAGCACCAACTGCTGGCCACCAAGGAGCAGCGCCTGCGCTTCCTCAAGTCCCAGGAGGTGCGCAGCGCCGTGGCCAGTGCGGAGGGCGAGCGGCTCCGGCGGCTGCGGGAGCGGGTGGAGGCCCAGGAGTCCAAGCTCCGTCGCCTGAGAGCGTTGCGGGGTCAAGTGGACCTGCAGAAGACCTACAATGTCACACTGA GCAATGATTTGGACTCCATCCGAGCCCTGTTCAGTGAAAAGGAGAAGGAGCTCAGCCTGGCAGTGGCCAAGGTGGAGGCCCTGACCCGGCAGCTGGAGGAGCTGCGACGTGACCGCCGGTGTCCGGTGAACCTGCTGGCAGCCACGGCCGCCAATGGCGTCGCCCAGACCCTGCCTCCCCAGGCGTCCCGCGAGCTGGAGAAGTTGCGACGCGAACTGATG TACCGCAACCAGTTGTCGCTGCAGCAGGACGCCAGGTTGCACATGCAACGCGAGGCACTGCAGCAAAGGCAGGCGGAGCTGCGATCCGTGGACCAGCGCATCTACGAGCTGCAGACACGCCTGCAGCGCAAGAAACAGGCCAACACCCatcatcagcaacagcagcagcaacaacaacagcagcagcagcaacaacaggcctccgtgcaacagcagcaacaacatcagtTGCATGTTCAGTCAGCGCAGTTACTGGCGGCTGCAGCGGCAGCCACGgctcagcagcaacagcagcagcaccaactacagcagcagcagcaacaactgcagcaacagcagtccCTGGGATATCAGCAGCCTGCCAGCAATCTGACCAAACATGGCGGCGTGGCGGCCCTCAAGCAGCAACTGCTCCAGAAGCAGGTCAACCAACTGGCCGCCGCCGCAGCCGCTGCGGCCGCAGGACGAGCCCGCGGCAATGTGGCGGCCGTGGAGCCATTCATCCACACCCCCCAGAAGTCGACCATCACCAGCACGGCCAGCTACCTGAGCGGGGGCATGAAGCATGCGGCAGCCACGGCGAACACCAACCAGCAGAACCAGCTCATCCAGGACCTGACGCACGTGGGCAAGCTGGGGCAGAGCAGTGGCTTCTTCGCGGGATCAGTGCCGGTGTCCGTGCCTGTGGCAGCCACCAGTTCCAGCAGCGAGAGCGACGAGTCCAAGCTGGCCAAGAAGCTGATGGCGGGTCCCGGCAGTGCCAAGACCGAAGCTGAGCTCAGGAAGCAAGCCCAGACCGAGGCCATGGACAGCACTACCCACATCTATGCGGAGGTGGGACCTAAGAAGAGGGACAGGGAGGCGGccgcggcagcagcagcggcggcagcggcagctcaagcagcagcagtggcagcagaagttgcagcagcagcgaccAACCAAGGCAAGGCATCAGCCCAAGGTGCCACCTCTCCGCCGGCTGCCGCAAGCAAGATCCCCAAGAGCATCTCCGCCTCCGCCCTGATCAGCAAGCTGAACCAGCAGGCCACCGCCAAGGACAGCCaggatcagcagcagcagtcgcaGTCCCAAATCAAGAAGAACGAGATATCGGTGACCAGCGAGACCCTGTCCGAGAGGAACACCCAACAGCAGCTGACCGTGCACAGCATGCCCCTTGGGGCAGTGAGCAAGTCGGTGGCCATAGCTGTGTCCAATGCCTCCAAGCCACTGCAGGTGCAGGTGAGCAACCTGGCAGTGCCGCCGCGGAAGCCCATTAGCAGTGTGGCGCCTACCTCGGTGACCAACAGCCACAGCACAGGCAGCTCCATACCCAAGATGATCACCTACAGCCCGAAGGTGAACCGCGTGGCACCCAACGTGGTGCTGACGGATCCGCGCCCGGCACTGCCCCCCAAGCCCAGCAAGATGTCGCCCACGGAGCAGCCCTCGCCAGTGGAGGCCACTACcacggcagcagcaacatcggcAGTCGCCACCTCCACGACAGCAGCAGCCACCTCATCTCTAGCCGGAAAAACCCAGGCGGCAACCTTCGGCCTGCAGTCCCTGAACATCAACGACAACTTGCCCATCAAGGCCAAGCCTCTGACCATTCGCAAGCAGCCCCTGTTCGAACAGCCTCGCctgaagtccacccaatccaTGGCCAATGGCCAGCAACCCAAGCAGCAGCCCCTGCTCCAGCGCAAGTCAGAGCCCCTGATGCGGCAGCCCGTTGAGGCTCTGAAATCCTCGCCAGAAACCTCGCCCCAGCACTCGCCGAGCAGTGAGTCCAGCGTGGATGAGCCAGACCGCATGGTGGCGCCAGGAACTGGTGGGCAAGAGGGAGTTGCTTCACCAACTGGAACTGCTTCTACCACCACCACACCGCCCACGACGACGAGCAACATCAAAGAGCGATCTTCGTCCGGAGGGAAGCCTAAGCTGGCCCGCCGTGTCAGCTTCGATCCGCTGGCCCTGCTCCTGGACGCCAGTCTGGAGGGTGAGCTGGAGCTGGTCAAGAAGACGGCCATGCAGGTAGCCAACCCCAGTGCGGCCAACGACGAGGGAATCACAGCCCTCCACAATGCCATCTGTGCCGGCCACTTTGACATTGTCAA ATTCCTGGTGGAGTTTGGCTGCGATGTGAATGCCCAGGATTCGGATGGCTGGACGCCACTGCACTGTGCCGCCAGCTGCAACAACCTGTCGATGGTAAAGTTCCTGGTGGAGAGCGGGGCCTGCTTGTTTGCCTCCACGCTCTCCGACCACGAGACTCCGGCGGAGAAATGCGAAGAAGACGAGGAGGGCTTCGATGGCTGCTCCGAGTATTTGTACA GCATCCAGGAGAAGCTGGGCATCCTGCACAATGGCGATGTGTACGCCGTGTTCTCGTACGAGGCCCAGAACGGGGACGAGCTCTCCTTCCACGTGAACGAGCCCCTGATCGTACTGCGCAAGGGCGACGATGCCGAGAACGAGTGGTGGTGGGCGAGGAACGCCGGCGGCGAGGAGGGCTACGTGCCACGGAACCTCCTGGGG CTGTACCCACGTGTGCCGCCGCAGTCGCCGCACTTCAGCGATTAG